The following are encoded in a window of bacterium SCSIO 12643 genomic DNA:
- a CDS encoding Gfo/Idh/MocA family oxidoreductase has translation MKKNFAIIGCGHIANRHVKHIQAHHLGNVVGVFDIDSEKMKLFCEKYNITGYGDFESLINDDRVDVVNICTPNGTHAELAIKSINAGKHTVVEKPMSISVSTAREMQEAARNSGVKLFIVKQNRYNPPVKTVKELMLEGKLNQPFMVSVNCFWNRNESYYNQSYWRGTKELDGGTLYTQFSHFVDILYYLFGEIEDVKGTVDNMTHNDLIEFEDSGSFIFKFKNGGIGNLNFTTSSYEQNMEGSISIFSDNATIKIGGKYLNTIDYQITNGFDIVDIPTSSSANNYGFYEGSMSNHDKVIDNVIETLNGRQEIMTNSEEGVKVIEMIAQFYDAAK, from the coding sequence ATGAAGAAAAATTTTGCAATCATTGGTTGTGGGCATATTGCAAATCGTCATGTAAAACATATTCAGGCACATCATTTAGGGAATGTTGTTGGAGTTTTTGATATTGACTCTGAAAAGATGAAGCTTTTTTGTGAAAAGTATAATATCACCGGGTATGGTGACTTTGAAAGCTTAATAAATGATGATCGTGTGGATGTGGTTAACATTTGTACACCGAATGGGACACATGCAGAGCTAGCTATAAAATCTATAAATGCAGGTAAACATACCGTTGTTGAAAAACCGATGTCAATCTCAGTGTCTACGGCTAGAGAAATGCAGGAGGCAGCAAGAAATAGTGGTGTAAAACTATTCATCGTAAAGCAAAACAGATATAACCCTCCGGTAAAGACGGTAAAGGAGCTTATGTTGGAAGGAAAATTAAACCAACCTTTTATGGTAAGTGTGAACTGCTTTTGGAATCGAAACGAATCATATTATAATCAGTCATATTGGAGGGGAACAAAAGAATTAGATGGAGGTACATTATATACTCAATTTAGCCATTTTGTTGATATACTTTATTATTTGTTTGGAGAAATAGAAGATGTTAAAGGAACTGTCGATAATATGACTCATAATGATTTGATAGAATTTGAAGATTCGGGTTCTTTTATTTTTAAATTCAAAAATGGAGGGATCGGTAATTTAAATTTCACAACTTCTTCATATGAACAAAATATGGAAGGATCAATTTCTATTTTTTCTGACAATGCCACAATCAAGATTGGAGGGAAATATTTGAATACGATTGACTATCAGATTACCAATGGATTTGATATTGTGGATATTCCGACTTCTTCATCTGCCAATAATTATGGCTTTTATGAAGGGTCAATGTCTAATCATGATAAAGTTATTGATAATGTTATTGAAACATTAAACGGCCGTCAGGAGATAATGACGAATAGTGAGGAAGGTGTAAAAGTTATTGAAATGATCGCACAATTTTATGATGCGGCTAAATAA